The following is a genomic window from Manihot esculenta cultivar AM560-2 chromosome 9, M.esculenta_v8, whole genome shotgun sequence.
ctccatgtcaatcacataaaaatcagctgggaagactagttggtccacttgcaccaacacatcttcaagcactcccttggggtggacaatggatcggtcagccagttggatcacaatgctggtgcccttgagtgtacctgcatttaacaagttaaaaatagaaaggggcataacattaattgaagctccaaggtcacacatggctttctttatccccacattgcctatcttgcatgaaatggcaaacattcctctatccttgcatttggtgggaagtttcctttgaatgacagctgagacacactcccccacacttacctttttatgttcagcaagtttcctcctattggtgcatagctctttgagaaatttagcataccttggtatttgcttTACAACATCAAGtaggggtatgttgatttccactttgcgaagtgtctctaatatctctttctcctctttctccttttgggaccttgcaaatctctttgggaagggaggaggtaccttgaatttctccataggttgttgtttctgcctttgactggattctgcctggtctgctgatttgggcagattatttggtaatctgggcaaatcactgggcaaatcactttctggcagattctcaTCAGCAACCTGTTTCTGTAATTTTTCAGACTTTCTGTCTtccagctcttttccactcctcaatgtgatggcactagcattttgccttggatttatctcagtttgggagggtaaaCAACAACTTACCTGTGCTAGCAATCTGGTTGTGCTAGATTCTCCAGGGGGCTGGtttgtttcagaaatttcagcagattttggttcagttggggcacttCCAGCAGTTGCTGGTTTATGGACAGCAGCAGGGGATGTAACAGTGGCTGATTCAATACTtgttgatttttggacagccGGTTCAGCAATTGCTGGTGTAATTGTGGAAGCTTCAGCAGTGGCAGGCGTGGCAGTGGATGAATTTGCTGGTGCAGCAACAAAATCTGCAGGTGCAGAAAAATCTActggttcagttggggcaatttctgaggttgctgatttttggacagcaggtgctGTTTCTGCAGTGTATATTTTTGATTCAGCTGGTTCAGCAACAAgtgtagtggtgatttgtgcagcagactcTACAGCTCGGTCTGtttcttcgtcatcgtcccatagatcttgaagctcttcctctcttcttaatatgtatgcgtccactgagttgaccgcttgatccacttgctgttggagaattttcccagaaatttccaatttcctcaccatctcttcaagttccatatgggagttttgaggtgttgcttgggcttgatagttttggtagtagtcagcccttgcatagccataatttggatcgtccccccaacatggattgtattgcagatctctttggtagtcatggtagtggtctgtccttgtatagccatagctcatattgtctccccaacctgaattatatgtgtcaaggtagggattatgtcttggctgtccatagaatccttcaaatgcatgtgcttgttgaagttgttgaacttgtcgagcttgaccataatttctcacaatagaggttagttcagaaatttgagaagagagaaaagacatacttaccgtagccatgcttgtaaatcagccctggtcatataaggaaaatacgttagtttaaatcaactccccggcaacggcgccaatttttgataggcggttgtcgaagccgtcaaaaataaacctattaaacaatcaacaataaacttgtagatagtggcaatagggtcgaaccacagggaattgacaccaatgattttcctaatagtgactaggtcaagtaaataacaagtaattaaaagagggggttttgatttgatgaactaaaactaaatagcaaaagaaagcaataatttaaagatgagtaaatcaataagagaaaagcttctagttgaagtatggatcttatttcagattgtttagaattggtcattgattctttaatactcctatttatctcaataaattagtttaggatgtggaagacgcttctcacaatccaaattcctccttagttctagtttgattaggaaacgttcgctaatcaaacactaatcaacaagttgccaaggaacgtccttggggcattgtagcatcgaacaactgttgactgcattaagacttagagaaacctaattctatccttgccaaccgcgtggtcaagtttagattatgcaatttgattaaatgtgtatttgaacaacctaagcaattacggacctaaatcattcaaacaatattacttaagcaatttaaaagcaatgggcccttattgattctaaaagcaaagtaataattatggaaaactcaaattgcataaatattgaaaataaatagaagtttaacaatggagatttaaatctcccaattcatcacacaaatctgaaattcaccaacttcaactagaaagaaaagagtttagccactcatggtggactaaatacacaaaaagatgaaaggaaaagaaaagagaagatgctggagagtttctggcgagttcaattcctcagcagaagatagtccttgctggtttggaagccctccttttatagctgaagaattctctcatctagggttttgaaatccctttttgatttggtgttggactcctcttttgatgttgaatttgattgcaagtggatttccttggatgagaagctctttcgtggctcttggatttgtgttggaagtgattggattggatttggacttctgaaaattcggatttctgtttgctgcCAATTTTCCCGCTCTTtgtaattttctgctgtcaaagtgatttgcccggcgatttgaccagtttcttgggcaaatcactgggcaaatcgcttctctgtgagtcagtcctttatgcctctgcgagtgatttggccagtgatccttgattgtcttggtcaaatcgcctgcccatgtcactgctgtctgttgcctctgggcatctgttttagcttgatctgggcagtgatgggagcagatttttgggcaaatcactgggcaaatcatccttttgcaaattttctgcactttttctcccattttccagattcttccttttctgtagaaacaagataaaaaccataaattaagctagaaaatgtgtaaataagcaataaaaaagataataaaaatgtggctaaattatgcttgatcaatagCTGCTAATTATTatcttttgatttttttgagGATGGAAAGTATGGATTTTATCTTTGATAATCAACATTATGACATAATTACACTACCACTACATCATAATCCTTGTAGCAttgatattttatgaaattaagcTTAATGGGAAGCATAAATTCAAACCAATTAAAGTTGCAAATAATAGCAGTGATGACTGATGAGACAAGCATCCAGCAACATAGGCCCTCATCAAGGTTGCCTCTAATCTCCCctccaccaaaaaaaaaaaagaaactgcTTTATGAAATTGCCATAAAATTATATGCAAAGTGGGCCAACAGCTGATCAAAGACCACAAATATGTTTGGTGCAACTTGCAGTAGCTGTTCTCTCACTTTTCTGCATCTtaaaagaagaaggaagaaaaaaaaactttaaaatatcaaatattggAACTGAGAATGCCAAAGTAACAGGCTATAAATGGAAATGACACTGACAGGATATATTTACGAGCTTAGTGGTCCTTGCTAAATGGCAATATGGTCAattcttaataataatattaataataactgTGGAAAACTTTTTGGGATTTTATTTTCTACATGCAAGTAGGAAAAGAAACTACCAATACATTCCTACAAAGAAAGATTTAGATCTAATTCGTTGTTTCCTCCTTCCGCTTCTTTCTTCTGTTTTTGTTGTTCTTCTGCTGTCGTAGAAGGACCAGCAACTCCTTTACCATCCTTAACAATATCTTGCATGAAATCTTCTGGCTGGAATGATGGATTccaagcagcagcagcagcttcaggttTCTTCTTATCTTTCTCTTTGGATGCATTAGATCCCCTCCTCATAAGATCTCTTGAGTTTCTTACCAAAGTAAAGAACTTCTCTATCttctcttcatcatcatcatcatcatcttccaaATCTGTCTCTTGTTGCCCTTTCTTCTCTTGCTCTTCAACATTCTCTATCTTCCTCTTCCTTGTTGTAGCACTCTCCATGCTAGATTTTCTCAAACAGGTGTAACGAAAATTACAAGATAAAGAACAGAAGCACTTATTGCCTAATGTGAGAAATCACAATCAATGCACATGCTCTGGTTAGCCATACAACAAAGAATTCATCAATTGCAAAACCTTGTTAGTTGACTCCCTCTATATAAATAGAGAGCCATCCTTGGGTGGTTGCAATTGCTTCACagggaaagaaaatttttataagaGAAACATACTTAtagaaatttatattattattgagtTGGTACATaggtaaattataaaataatatattaaaaatagtgcatcacatatttaaaaaaaaataaatattatcctCCATAACTCATGGGCAGGAAGCtaagaattcaaaatttaatcatatttatttctttttctttttaaagtttatggtaagaaaaaaaaattgggtCAACTTTAgctaaattaagttatttttctatttgaatTATTATACATCAACCTGCTCTATTGGAGATAAATGAATTTAATGTGTTTCCCTATTCCTAATTAATAATAAGAAGGAAATCTCTTGTTCTTACTAATTGGagtaatttcattattttctattCATCTCTTTCCATTGGTttctataattatatttaatgataaaatggtaagatttaaataaatatcacTCGATTTGATTTGTATAGATTTGttacaaattaaatattaacataTATGCTATtcgttataaataaaatatatatatacatacacatGGTAAATTTATAGTGCACTGAATCATTAAAAACAATATCTTTTAATGGGTAGATATTGATGGGTTTGTTGCCAAATTAGTGATGGGCACTGGTGGTAAATAGAAGTGAGGTGGGTGGCAAAGATAATTGCTAGCGGTAGCATCACACAATGATCTAGCAGAGGTGACGCAGCACCCATGACATGCTCTCATATGGCAGCTTCCGGAGGACTTTGCTTCTCGACATAATACATGACATCTCTCTGGCCCTACTCCCATCAATAAACAATACTTCTGTTCATGTCTTAAAGTGATTATCAACCAAACAAGttgcaattaaaaagaaaaagatacacATGTCTAATGATCTTTTTCATTTCCTTAAACCAGTAGTAAGATTCCATCCCCCGTACTTCTTTTTTGCTTTTGGAGTACCACCTTCAAAACTCTTCTTGATTATACATCTCGTGCTCATAATTCAGTCCCAGGTTAAGTAACATGTGTATGCCAGTAATGTGAGTTTTATCTAACATTCTGAGATTTCAAGATCAAACGATGAACTAGATTCATCTTCTAAGATCAGTCACATTTATCTATATCACCAATCACGAGATTTTGCCTGTTTAAAATCAATGATTGGTTATGTGATGTGGGACCTAACTTTACATGGTTCTTATCTGTAGGACAGATCTTGAACTGGTATCCTCTTGCCCCTTGCATCAATTATGGAACCAGCCAAGTCTTAAACAGTACTGCACATGACAACTAAAGCATACAATggaaatttattttcttgacaGTACCAGCACCCTGGAACAAAACTTTACTCAGGCAAATGGAATAGCAGCAAAAGAAAGAGATGGATAATTCTACTGCTATCAAAAGATGAACTGCCCTGGGATGAATTCAAGTAAACAAGAACATCCCATTTTTACAGGATCTGTGCATTTAAAACATTCATTTATTTAGCCGCATGCAGCGATGCAAGTATTATTTACCACAAATCATGTTTCAATTTCAGACAGCAGAAGTTTTGGCAAAAAAACTTCTTCAGTCGTCTGCCCACCGAACCCCGTGTTTGGCCCAAAGATAGTATGCTCCAACTGGACCTCTACCTCCTAATTCATACAGCTCTGGTGCGATATTTTTCTTGTCTATCTCATTGAGAATGGGAGTTAGAATACTCCATGCAGCTGCAAGCTCATCACTTCTCATAAAGAGATGGTTGTCTCCATCAATGACATCAAGAAGAAGATGCTCATATGAATCAGGCACTTCTGCGTTATACCTATGGTATTTACATAGAAAGTTATAAGGGACATTCAAGAAAGTTGAGTACTGGCCTTGCTTCGGAAATTTTAGTTCCTCTAAAAGGTCTAGAACATGAAGGTTCTCACCTGTCTTTGTAGAGCAAATTAAGTTCAGAAGCATCCAAATGCAAGCCTAGTCCAGGAATCTTGTTGTTAATTCTGACTAAGATGGCTTCATCAGGAACATCACGCAAAATCAGCTCATTGGTGGCCATATCAATGTTATGTCCAATGCGTTCCCGATAGAGATTTCCAGGGACATGATGGAACTGTATTCTTATCTCCACTCTGCATTATGCAGCTAATGTTGGTGAGCAAATTCATTATCTTGTATTTACAGTTCATGCACAAACATTAAGCTATTTGCTCCCTCAGCTAGTCTGCACAAATGCAAAGCAGTAGGACACATGCATGCATACACCAGTTCTCATTAACTTCTGGCTCCCTATCTTCCATCAGGATATAATTCAAGAATTTAGCTAAATAAACCTTCATAGAGAGTTTGGCGTCCAAAATGTTTCCTAGTTGTAAAAATCTCCCAGTCTGAAGCAGCAGGAAAAaaggtaataattttttatcatacaATATCATCCTGAGAGAAATTGTCTTTCAAACTTATTTCAAAAAGCCTTTCATTGTTACTAAAAAATTTTCAGAAGGCTGGGGATGCTAAGAAGTTCAACTTATATCACTCAACTTATCTTACAACATTCCACAATTAGACTTCACCTGTGTTTGATGAGTCCCATGCCAGTTTTGATAAGAAAAGGCACACCATCCCAGCGTGCATTGTCAATGTACAATGCAGCAGCAAAAAAAGTTGGGGTCAGATTGTTCAAATTTACATCAACCTTGTCCCCAGAAATAGCTTTATATTGCCCAAGAATGACATCACTAGGATCCAATCTGCGAATTGATCTTAAAACCTTCACCTGAAAAGGCACTTTTTATTACTATGGCCTAGATGAAATTCATTTAACAAGAAATTCATTttgcataaagatcatgtactttTTCATTTCGAATATCTTCACCATCAAGACTTATAGGTGGCTCCATGGCAAGCAATGCTAATGTCTGAAATATATGACTATGCACTATGTCCCGAATGATCCCATACCCATCAAAGTACCTGCATAAGATAGTTAAAGCCATGATAAAATGCCATATCTCAAACTTAATTCACttatttttctcaaaaaataCATGGGAGAGATTAGCAACTATAACAACCTTCCAGTCTGCACACTGATATCTTCTGATAAAATAATctgccaaaaaaagaaaaagacttaAGTGACTACTGAAGTTGAATCCTCCTTAATAATTGTAAAAGAAACAAATAAGCAAAACAACTGAgccaacaaaagaaaaataccTGTATGTTGCGTATGTAAGTACGGCTCCACAATGGCTCAAAAACAAGATTTGAAAATCTTAATACTGTGAGGTTCTCAATGAGGTTCCTTCCTAAAAGATGATCTATCCTGAAATGGGACCAATTAAATCATAAACTGTTCAACTACGATGAGAACTTATGAAATAGAGTATGCTACGACACCTGTATAATTGTTTCTCCTCATACTTGGAAAGAAGAGACTTAGTCAATTGATGAGAAGATGGTGCATCAAACCCGAAAGGTTTCTCAATTATAATACGATTCCAGCCCCTGTTGGTTTGGGCATTATCAGCAAGAGAAGATGCAACGTCAAGGAGTGCCTCTTGTGGCACAGAAAGATAGAATATCCTATTTACTTCATGTCCACCCTGCATTTGACAAGCTGTCAATTAACCAGTTATAAAAAGAATTCAGCTTTAAGTGTTGCAAGTTCAAATCACACCGTCCCACAATTAAAAAGAGTCTAAATGCAAGTATACCTCCATATGCTCCATTCTGGCATTTAGCtttgccatcccttctctgttgTCATACCCTCCATTAATGTAGTATGTCCTACTAAGAAAAGCCTCCAGTTTGTCTCCACAGTTCTGTCTGAaacatttttttctcttttaaacttttatgatctgagAATCTACGAAGTAAGAATAACTACATGACAAAAGCCAATGCCTGTATTCTTATTGCTAACACTCAAATTTCATTCAAAGAATTTCTCAACCAGCACTGATTAGCTGATCAAATCACGAGCCTGTAGAAAATAGTTTTCAATCGCTAAGTATAATCCTTTTAAACTGAAGCAGTGAAGAATGGCATTACAACAAAGCACCCACTACGAGCATGTTAAGGGGTGAATCATTCTTTAAAGTTGAAAAATGTTTTCTCACAAATTATAATCATGAcaactaattaatttaagtaGATTTTGATCACATCAAAAGTCCATCAACTAAGAAATTGCAACTAAAAGAATGCTAAGAGAAACATACTGATGATCAATGCGGCAAGTCAAATTGGAAGCTATAATGGATCTCAGATCTTCATCCGTCAAATTCTTccttgaataaccaaacacagCTACATCCTGCAACAATGGACTAGTGACACTCAAAGAAAGATAAATTCACTACTCAAGCTCAGAAAACGTTAGTGAAATATGTTGGAAGAAAATACCATTCAGCCATTGAGATTTTCTCCACTATTCCTTAATAAATAAAGCATATCAACCAGTAAAGAAACTTGCAACAGAACAATGATATTTGCGTAATCTGACCTCAGGTAAAAAGCCACTATAATACAGAGCAAACAATGCTGGAAAAATTTTCCCTCTAGCCAGCTCACCAGTGGCTCCTATGACAGCAATGCAGAGAGAAGTTGCTCTACCACCTTCAATGGGGAAATTATAGGAATGTGCTTGTGTCAAAGATGAAGGAGACTCCACAAATGCAGCTGCCCCCATGAAACCATTTATAATAAAGCAAATACAATCCTTCTTTATGAGTAAAATAAAGACATACAGAATTTAACAAAACTTGATTAACTAGAGACGCAAGAAATGGAGTTATTACTAACCACTTGGTACATTTATCCTGGGGACTTCTTCCGAAACTTGTCCAGCATGTGTTGAAGTTTTTTCCAAATGATTTGTTAAGTGATCCTTCTCTTGATTCTTAATAATCTTTAACTCCTTCGAAGGTCTACATTCGCTATTGCTCTTTCGAAGGTTAAGACTCTTAAGTATCCGCAGCTTTAAGCCACAGAATCTTCGGCAGAAATTGGCAGTTCCTCCATAGAGCACAATACGGCTACCTTCCACCGAATAAACGCTCTCTGCCACTACCTGCATACACCGCTACAAAcacaaaaatttattgattactCGGTTATGACTTTTGAAGACCCTAATAAAAAACTGGTCCTTTAGAATCAAAGGGTTTTTAATACTCATCACTACACAAAGGAACAGATCCAGTATTGCCCCGTAAAAGCAAAAGGGCAAATTTAGAAGTGATCTTATGTCTGTAATGGGGCCATTAAAGAACTCTACAAAACCCTTTTATGATCATTAGCTGAAGCTAGTGAATCTTAAAGCTTTATCATTTTCGATTAGACACCATCTTGATAGAAACACAAAAATCTAGCTTGATTGTCAGTGAACTCCACGGAAACTGTAAAAGATCACAGCTTTAATCCTTTTGTGTCTTACTCACTCACCGGAAATCTACTACTCCGAGCAGAGATTTTGTGAGCACTTGGACAAAGTGGAATCGGTCTAGTAACCGAAGAATCCGAGAAGGGAACCGATAAATATGAAGTTGACATCGACATCGCTTCAGCAATTGGGCACTATGGAAGTGGCTTAAGAGCTACTGGCTGAAGTTTCTACGGAGCCAACCATGTTAAAGAATAATTTTTCACGATTACGATCTGTTTGGTGGTTTGGGTAGCGGCAGATTGGTGTAGAAACGGAAGAAAATTCCAGTGGGTGGTTGCTCCGGCGGAGAATTTGGGTTCCACGTCACTGCATTGCGTTTGGGCATTGATGGTTTTGAGCGCAGGTGATGGTTTTGGAGTAAGTAAAATCAACGGCGGGAAAGGATTGACTAGTGGGCAACGGACAAGACGTCACTTCGAGATGCGTAACATTTTCCCGCTTTACTCGCTGTCCTCTCGTCAGCGCCGGCGAGCGGTTGGTCATTCGGTTTAACCAATTGAAGTAATGCTTAATTTCACTCGTAAAAGGGGttcaatttctttttaattttaagaatttaaccTTCTCCAATTTTATGGTGAATTCAATAAATCAATAGATTTTATCTAAATATCAAAAAGTTTAGCTTTTTAATATTGACATATAAAACTCTAAAATAATttggataaaattttaaaaatatgttacATCTCTAATAAATATAAAGCATTAGTCAAattgaaattttcaattaatgaAAATAAGTATTTAGTTTCATTACTTTATatggatttttattttaaaatataaaattaatttacacatgttactcaattttttttttttaaaaatacatttattaGTTAAGGCCTTGTTGTATTTTGCTCTAACCTTTATATATTTCGCATactcaaatttattttaatgcaTGTATTTTTTCAATGAAaatcgaaaattaaaaaaataaaatctgatatcacttaaatttatttaaatatatttattatcagactaaatatataaatacttaaTACATgcctttaaaaataaataagtaaaaaaattatttcagaaataatttaaagatgcaCAAGGTGagctgatttttttttaataaaataaaaattaagttaatgTTTTTGTGGGATAAGGCCTGATCCATAACGTGTCACTGTTTAATCTTCAATTACTAACACAATAATTTGACACCAACACATGTAagcttgttttatttatttatcatgcCTATTgtcacattttaattatttaataaatgccAGCAAAAtaccaatatttttttaaaatgcaaaatcttaaatttgggtaaaaattaaacataaaatttattatttttgatattgcattcataatataatatattattgttcAAATAATTacgtttaaattattattattattattattattattttggtatgAAAGTGACCTCTGCATCTGCATCTGCATCTGCAAGACTACAAAAAAGGCCGCACTTTTttagtagtaatttttttattttattccttGCTTTTATAGCCCACTTATATATTAATCTGATTGGAATCTTCACCTCTTCATTAAAGAGTTTCAATCCCACTTTTTTTCTCCTGTTTTTACCAATAAGACGGGTGGTTGAGTCATttccttttctctcttcttcttttatcccATCATTTGAAGATTACAGGTGAGAAAATTTTCAAAAGCTcttatcttttttctttctgAATTTTGAGCACATGCTTTTATTTCaagattttttttgtttttatggcAGATTGATCATCTGGGTCTTTGATAAACCATATTTTGTTTGGTTATTGGCTTCAATTTTGGGTTCAGGTGGATTAGTGGCGATTCGTTGTTTTTTTGTTATGTCCTGTGGTTTTTGAAGGAAATTATCTATTTTAGCTGTATTCTCTGATTTTCTGATTTGATTTTAGATTTTGTGTAATCTTCTCATGGTTTTTGAAAATGGGTTATTGTATAAAGGTTTTCAATTTTGATATCTTGCTTTCAATTCTATAGATACACTCATTTTCTGGTGTTTGTTCTTCAATTTGAGACTATGCCTTCTATTACTTTGCAATGGCCTTTCGAGATGAAAATTAGGATTTGTTTAAGAACAAAACTTTTCCATCCCGCAGTCATTTAACTGGATATGCTCTGAAGTTTTTCATGGTTAATTGCTTCCAATAGAAGCGAGACTGATGAACACTTTTTCTTTGTCATGCAGGTCCTTGGTTTTTCCTTTCAGATTTCATGCTATAACATTTAATCTAAATACTGAATTTACTGATGGGGTCTGAAGGGCCTCCTGCTGTAACAATCCATGTGACAGGATTTAAGAAATTCCATGGAGTTTCAGAGAATCCAACTGAAACTATTGTCAGTAATCTCAATGAGTACATGAAGAAGAAGGGTTTGCCAAAAGGTGTCATACTGGGGAGCTGTAGCGTTCTAGAAACTGCAGGACACGGAGCAATTGTGCCCTTGTACCAGACATTtcaaaatgcccttaaaacaaACAACTCTGAATCATCAAATTCTGGGAGAGTTATTTGGGTTAGTTGCCCCCATGTTTCCTTAGCCATCTATCAATCGGCCGCATGTTTCGTGATGAttctatttgaattttttgGGTTTTGCTTGATTACTGTTTTCTCTACTTTTTTCTTCAGCTACACTTTGGGGTTAATAGTGGAGCAACAAAATTTGCCATTGAGAATCAAGCTGTCAATGAAGCTACTTTTCGGTGTCCTGATGAGATGGGATGGAAACCACAGGTCAGATATATTCCTTGTCTATGGTATTGTGAGTTAATTTTCTTTAACTATTTTCCCTAATGATGATTCCATTCCATTTTATATTGTGCAGAAAATACCCATTATTCTTTCAGATGGTGGAATTTCACGAGTGCGAGAGGTATATGGGTTTCACTGCAACTTCATTTGTTCCTTTATTCCCAAAAACTGGATCCTATGTTTTCTGACAAACAGAATAATCAATTGATGTTCAAGACTGCTGAATGTTGATGAACTTTTATTATGATATATAAAGGTTTTGTCCATCTCTCAGA
Proteins encoded in this region:
- the LOC110623353 gene encoding protein NIM1-INTERACTING 3, translating into MESATTRKRKIENVEEQEKKGQQETDLEDDDDDDEEKIEKFFTLVRNSRDLMRRGSNASKEKDKKKPEAAAAAWNPSFQPEDFMQDIVKDGKGVAGPSTTAEEQQKQKKEAEGGNNELDLNLSL
- the LOC110622563 gene encoding inactive glucose-6-phosphate 1-dehydrogenase 4, chloroplastic isoform X3 — translated: MSMSTSYLSVPFSDSSVTRPIPLCPSAHKISARSSRFPRCMQVVAESVYSVEGSRIVLYGGTANFCRRFCGLKLRILKSLNLRKSNSECRPSKELKIIKNQEKDHLTNHLEKTSTHAGQVSEEVPRINVPSGGRATSLCIAVIGATGELARGKIFPALFALYYSGFLPEDVAVFGYSRKNLTDEDLRSIIASNLTCRIDHQQNCGDKLEAFLSRTYYINGGYDNREGMAKLNARMEHMEGGHEVNRIFYLSVPQEALLDVASSLADNAQTNRGWNRIIIEKPFGFDAPSSHQLTKSLLSKYEEKQLYRIDHLLGRNLIENLTVLRFSNLVFEPLWSRTYIRNIQIILSEDISVQTGRYFDGYGIIRDIVHSHIFQTLALLAMEPPISLDGEDIRNEKVKVLRSIRRLDPSDVILGQYKAISGDKVDVNLNNLTPTFFAAALYIDNARWDGVPFLIKTGMGLIKHRVEIRIQFHHVPGNLYRERIGHNIDMATNELILRDVPDEAILVRINNKIPGLGLHLDASELNLLYKDRYNAEVPDSYEHLLLDVIDGDNHLFMRSDELAAAWSILTPILNEIDKKNIAPELYELGGRGPVGAYYLWAKHGVRWADD
- the LOC110622563 gene encoding inactive glucose-6-phosphate 1-dehydrogenase 4, chloroplastic isoform X2, with protein sequence MSMSTSYLSVPFSDSSVTRPIPLCPSAHKISARSSRFPVVAESVYSVEGSRIVLYGGTANFCRRFCGLKLRILKSLNLRKSNSECRPSKELKIIKNQEKDHLTNHLEKTSTHAGQVSEEVPRINVPSAAFVESPSSLTQAHSYNFPIEGGRATSLCIAVIGATGELARGKIFPALFALYYSGFLPEDVAVFGYSRKNLTDEDLRSIIASNLTCRIDHQQNCGDKLEAFLSRTYYINGGYDNREGMAKLNARMEHMEGGHEVNRIFYLSVPQEALLDVASSLADNAQTNRGWNRIIIEKPFGFDAPSSHQLTKSLLSKYEEKQLYRIDHLLGRNLIENLTVLRFSNLVFEPLWSRTYIRNIQIILSEDISVQTGRYFDGYGIIRDIVHSHIFQTLALLAMEPPISLDGEDIRNEKVKVLRSIRRLDPSDVILGQYKAISGDKVDVNLNNLTPTFFAAALYIDNARWDGVPFLIKTGMGLIKHRVEIRIQFHHVPGNLYRERIGHNIDMATNELILRDVPDEAILVRINNKIPGLGLHLDASELNLLYKDRYNAEVPDSYEHLLLDVIDGDNHLFMRSDELAAAWSILTPILNEIDKKNIAPELYELGGRGPVGAYYLWAKHGVRWADD
- the LOC110622563 gene encoding inactive glucose-6-phosphate 1-dehydrogenase 4, chloroplastic isoform X1, coding for MSMSTSYLSVPFSDSSVTRPIPLCPSAHKISARSSRFPRCMQVVAESVYSVEGSRIVLYGGTANFCRRFCGLKLRILKSLNLRKSNSECRPSKELKIIKNQEKDHLTNHLEKTSTHAGQVSEEVPRINVPSAAFVESPSSLTQAHSYNFPIEGGRATSLCIAVIGATGELARGKIFPALFALYYSGFLPEDVAVFGYSRKNLTDEDLRSIIASNLTCRIDHQQNCGDKLEAFLSRTYYINGGYDNREGMAKLNARMEHMEGGHEVNRIFYLSVPQEALLDVASSLADNAQTNRGWNRIIIEKPFGFDAPSSHQLTKSLLSKYEEKQLYRIDHLLGRNLIENLTVLRFSNLVFEPLWSRTYIRNIQIILSEDISVQTGRYFDGYGIIRDIVHSHIFQTLALLAMEPPISLDGEDIRNEKVKVLRSIRRLDPSDVILGQYKAISGDKVDVNLNNLTPTFFAAALYIDNARWDGVPFLIKTGMGLIKHRVEIRIQFHHVPGNLYRERIGHNIDMATNELILRDVPDEAILVRINNKIPGLGLHLDASELNLLYKDRYNAEVPDSYEHLLLDVIDGDNHLFMRSDELAAAWSILTPILNEIDKKNIAPELYELGGRGPVGAYYLWAKHGVRWADD
- the LOC110623372 gene encoding pyrrolidone-carboxylate peptidase, encoding MGSEGPPAVTIHVTGFKKFHGVSENPTETIVSNLNEYMKKKGLPKGVILGSCSVLETAGHGAIVPLYQTFQNALKTNNSESSNSGRVIWLHFGVNSGATKFAIENQAVNEATFRCPDEMGWKPQKIPIILSDGGISRVRETTLPAEEITKALAKKGYDVTTSDDAGRFVCNYVYYHSLRYAEQNGIQSLFVHVPLFSTIDEETQMQFAASLLEVLASLN